GCGCGATGTCATCGGTGAAGGACAGCCGTCCGACCTGATCGGCGACGACGGTGGGATCGACACCTCGCTCGGCGAGACCCGCCATGGTGCGCACGAAGTTGCGTCCGTCCCCGATCACCCATGAGGTGCGGACGATGTAGTGGCGCGCGACGGTCGAGACGATCGCGTCTCCGGCGGCCTTGGTCTGTCCGTACACACCCAACGGGGAGAACAGGTCGGTCTCGACGTAGGGCCGTTCGGCGGTGCCGTCGAAGACGTAGTCGCTGGAGACGTGGACGAGCGTGATCGCGTTCTCGGAGGCGATCCGCGCCAGCGTCGCGACTCCCGCCGCGTTCGCGCTCCACGCGCGTGCCCGACCTTCGGCGGTCTCCGCGCCGTCGACCGCCGTGTCGGCTGCGGCATTGATGATGAGACCGTAGTCGCGCCACCGCCGTGCGGTGGGCAGACCGGGATCGGTGAGGTCGAGCTCCGCCCGCGTCGCATAGTCCACGTCGGACTGGTCGCCGTACACGGCGCGGAGCGCGCGGCCGAGCTGGCCGCCGGCGCCGATGACGAGCGTCTTCCGAGGTCCCATCGGCGTGACATCCGCAAGACGAGGATGCGCGCGATCCTTGTCGGAGATCTCGACCTCCGAAAGGGGGATCGGCCACGCGATGGCGGCCGTCTCGTCGGCGAGGTTCAGGAACGTGTAGGAGGCGTCGGCGGACCAGTGATCGTTGACGAGGTACGTGTACGCGGTGTCGGGCTCGAGCGTCTGATACGCGTTGCCGACTCCGCGGGGGACGAAGATCGCGCGTGACGGATCGATCTCCGCCGTGAACACCGCGCCGAAGGTCGGTCCTGAACGCAGATCGACCCATGCGCCGAAGATGCGTCCTGTCGCGACCGACACCCACTTGTCCCACGGCTCGGCGTGGATTCCGCGAGTCGTGCCCACGGCGTCGTTGAACGAGATGTTGTTCTGCACGGGCGCGAAGTCGGGCAGGCCGAGGCCCACCATCTTCTCGCGCTGCCAGTTCTCCTTGAACCAGCCGCGCGAGTCGCCGTGGACGGGCAGATCCCAGACCACCATGCCCGGGATCGGCGTGTTCGACGGCGTGAGCGGCTTGCCGAACCCGATCGACCCCGCCTCGCCCACGCTCACTGGCCCTTCGTCGCGTAGAAGGCCTCGGTGGCATCCTTCGAGGGCGCCCACCAATCCTCGTTCGCGCGGTACCAGTCGATGGTGGCGGCGATGCCGGCCTCGAAGTCGGCGTAGGCCGGGCGCCAGCCCAGCTCGTCGCGCAGGCGGGTCGAGTCGATGGCGTAGCGCAGGTCGTGACCCGCCCGGTCCGTCACGTGGTCGTACGCATCGGCGGACACGCCCATCGTGGTGAGGATCAGCTCCACGACCTCTTTGTTGCTCTTCTCGCCGTCGGCGCCGATCAGGTAGGTCTCGCCGAGCGCTCCCTTGTCGAGGATGGTCAGCACGGCGCTGGAGTGGTCGTCCGCGTGGATCCAGTCGCGCACGTTCTCACCCTTGCCGTACAACCGGGGACGGACCCCGCGGATGACGTTCGTGATCTGGCGCGGGATGAACTTCTCGACGTGCTGATACGGGCCGTAGTTGTTCGAGCAGTTGGAGATCGTCGCGCGAACCCCGAACGACCTCACCCACGCGCGCACGAGCAGATCGGATCCGGCCTTCGTCGACGAGTACGGCGACGAAGGGTTGTAGGGCGTCGTCTCGGTGAACCGCGCAGGGTCGTCCAGCTCGAGGTCGCCGTAGACCTCGTCGGTGGAGATGTGGTGCAGCCGGGTGTCGTGGCGGCGCGCGGCCTCGAGCAGCGTGTAGGTGCCGATGATGTTGGTGTCGAGGAAGGGGCGCGGATCGTGCAGCGAGTTGTCGTTGTGCGACTCGGCGGCGAAGTGCACGACGGCATCGGCCGCGGAGAACAGCTCGTCGACGAGGGCGGCGTCCGCGATGTCTCCCTGAACGAACGTCAGACGATCCTCGGGGAGGCCCTCGAGCGACGCCCGATTGCCCGCGTAGGTGAGCTTGTCGAGAACTGTCACGTGGTCGTCCGAATGGGAGATCACGTGGTGCACGAAATTCGAGCCGATGAATCCGGCTCCGCCGGTGACGAGCAGCTTGCGCATGCCTCCCAGGGTATCCGCAATCGCCTGGGGCACTGTGCGAGGGTGGATTAGGCTGGACGGATGCCCCCCTCCAGCCAGTCGCTCACGGTTCGCGCCCGTCGAGTGCTCCGTCGTTCGGCCGCCCGTTTCGCGGGTCTGCCCCATTCGGAGGGAACGGTCGACAGCCCGACGCCGGAGACGGCCCGGGACGTGACCCGGCTGTGGCTGCGCAACTCTCGCCCGTTCGGCCCGTCCGTGACGGACCCGGCGTCGGACGTCGCCGTCTCGATGACGACGCACGGCCCGCGTCTGTCCGACGTGTGGCTGGCGATCGAGTCCATCGGTCGTGGCACCGTCCGCCCCGGCCGCCTGATCCTCTGGCTCGACACCGACGACCCGCTTCCCCGGCGCCTGCGCCGATTGCAGCGGCGAGGGCTGGAGGTGCGCCGTGTCGAGCCCGGCGTGAAGGTCCACACGAAGTACTGGCCGTATGTGAGCACGCAGCCGCTCGAGGTGCCCCTCGTCACCGGCGACGACGACATCGTGTACCCCGAGACCTGGCTGGAAGGCCTGCTCCAGGCGCACAGGGAAACCCCCGAGCACTTCCTCGCGTACCGCGCGCACCTGATCCAGATGCGCGACGACGAGATCCTGCCCTACCAGGACTGGCTCTCCTGCGACGACGATCTGCCCAGTTATGCGCACTTCTCCACCAGCGTGTGCGGGCAGCTCTTCCCGATCTCCCTGCAGGAGGCTCTGCGCGCTGAGGGGACGCTGTTCCGCGAGCTGTCGCCGAACAACGACGACATCTGGTACCACCGCACGGCCGTGCTCGCAGGCATCCGAACTCGTCAGGTCCTCGTCGGACAGCGCCACTGGCCCTTCGTGCCGGGCTCTCAGGCG
This window of the Microbacterium sp. SSM24 genome carries:
- a CDS encoding bifunctional dTDP-4-dehydrorhamnose 3,5-epimerase family protein/NAD(P)-dependent oxidoreductase, which codes for MSVGEAGSIGFGKPLTPSNTPIPGMVVWDLPVHGDSRGWFKENWQREKMVGLGLPDFAPVQNNISFNDAVGTTRGIHAEPWDKWVSVATGRIFGAWVDLRSGPTFGAVFTAEIDPSRAIFVPRGVGNAYQTLEPDTAYTYLVNDHWSADASYTFLNLADETAAIAWPIPLSEVEISDKDRAHPRLADVTPMGPRKTLVIGAGGQLGRALRAVYGDQSDVDYATRAELDLTDPGLPTARRWRDYGLIINAAADTAVDGAETAEGRARAWSANAAGVATLARIASENAITLVHVSSDYVFDGTAERPYVETDLFSPLGVYGQTKAAGDAIVSTVARHYIVRTSWVIGDGRNFVRTMAGLAERGVDPTVVADQVGRLSFTDDIARGIRHLVDSRAPFGTYNLTCNGEPASWADLARSVYELTGHDPARVSGTTTDEYFASATGPVAPRPRNSVLDLGKILGAGFAPGDMRAKLAAYLAAEA
- the rfbB gene encoding dTDP-glucose 4,6-dehydratase → MRKLLVTGGAGFIGSNFVHHVISHSDDHVTVLDKLTYAGNRASLEGLPEDRLTFVQGDIADAALVDELFSAADAVVHFAAESHNDNSLHDPRPFLDTNIIGTYTLLEAARRHDTRLHHISTDEVYGDLELDDPARFTETTPYNPSSPYSSTKAGSDLLVRAWVRSFGVRATISNCSNNYGPYQHVEKFIPRQITNVIRGVRPRLYGKGENVRDWIHADDHSSAVLTILDKGALGETYLIGADGEKSNKEVVELILTTMGVSADAYDHVTDRAGHDLRYAIDSTRLRDELGWRPAYADFEAGIAATIDWYRANEDWWAPSKDATEAFYATKGQ